Proteins co-encoded in one Phycisphaerae bacterium genomic window:
- a CDS encoding dUTPase, giving the protein MPKDMLADLFERQAELNRRIGYDTSALHERFDPALAGKWLSDYLMAASNELEELRDCTFWKHWCSEAKQGQRFAIHDLQNARVEVIDLLFFWISMAQCVGLNAEDVHDLYLKKLNVNHKRQDDNYSMKNKTEDDNRDLIVERNS; this is encoded by the coding sequence ATGCCCAAAGACATGCTTGCAGATCTGTTTGAACGACAGGCCGAGCTGAATCGCCGCATCGGCTACGACACCTCCGCGCTGCACGAACGCTTCGACCCCGCACTGGCCGGCAAGTGGTTAAGCGACTACCTCATGGCCGCGTCCAATGAGCTTGAGGAGCTTCGCGACTGCACCTTCTGGAAGCACTGGTGCAGCGAAGCCAAGCAGGGTCAGCGCTTCGCCATTCACGATCTTCAGAACGCCCGCGTGGAAGTCATCGATCTGCTGTTCTTCTGGATCAGCATGGCGCAGTGCGTTGGGCTGAATGCGGAAGACGTGCACGATTTGTACCTGAAGAAACTGAACGTGAATCACAAGCGCCAGGACGACAATTACTCCATGAAGAACAAGACCGAGGACGATAACCGCGATCTGATCGTGGAACGCAACTCCTGA